One stretch of Corvus hawaiiensis isolate bCorHaw1 chromosome 1, bCorHaw1.pri.cur, whole genome shotgun sequence DNA includes these proteins:
- the NGFR gene encoding tumor necrosis factor receptor superfamily member 16 isoform X2 — protein MAGLLPPPPLLLLLLLPAGPAWGSKDNCFSKLFTASGECCRACNLGEGVVQPCGVNQTVCEPCLDSVTYSDTVSATEPCKPCTQCVGLQSMSAPCVESDDAVCRCAYGYFQDESSGSCRECRVCEVGFGLMFPCKDSQDTVCEECPEGTFSSEANFVDPCLPCTTCEENEVLVRECTAVADAECRGLHPRWTTHTPSLAGSESPEPATREPPGTEGVASTVADTVTTVMGSSQPVVTHGTADNLIPVYCSILAAVVVGLVAYIAFKRWNSCKQNKQGANNRPVNQTPSPEGEKLHSDSGISVDSQSLHDQQPPGQGTQGPAPKADGSLYAALPASKQEEVEKLLGSSAEDTWRQLAGELGYKEDLIDSFTREESPARALLAHWASRESATLDALLAALRRVQRGDIADSLASESTATSPV, from the exons ATGGCcgggctcctgccgccgccgccgctgctgctgctgctcctgctgccggCG GGACCCGCCTGGGGCTCCAAGGACAACTGTTTCTCCAAGCTGTTCACGGCCAGCGGGGAGTGCTGCCGGGCCTGCAACCTGGGCGAGGGCGTGGTGCAGCCCTGCGGGGTCAACCAGACCGTCTGCGAGCCCTGCCTGGACA GTGTCACCTACTCGGACACGGTGAGCGCCACGGAGCCGTGCAAGCCGTGCACGCAGTGCGTGGGGCTGCAGAGCATGTCCGCGCCCTGCGTCGAGTCGGACGACGCCGTTTGCCGCTGCGCCTACGGATACTTCCAGGACGAATCCAGCGGGAGCTGCCGCGAGTGCCGCGTGTGCGAGGTGGGCTTCGGCCTCATGTTCCCCTGCAAGGACTCGCAGGACACGGTGTGCGAGGAGTGTCCCGAGGGCACCTTCTCCAGCGAGGCCAACTTCGTGgacccctgcctgccctgcaccACGTGCGAGGAGAACGAGGTGCTGGTGCGGGAGTGCACGGCCGTGGCGGACGCGGAGTGCCGGG GTCTCCACCCTCGCTGGACAACGCACACCCCGTCCCTGGCGGGCTCTGAGAGCCCCGAGCCGGCCACCAGGGAGCCGCCGGGCACCGAGGGGGTGGCCAGCACCGTGGCCGACACCGTCACCACCGTCATGGGCAGCTCGCAGCCCGTGGTGACCCACGGCACCGCCGACAACCTCATCCCCGTCTACTGCTCCATCCTGGCCGCCGTGGTGGTGGGGCTGGTGGCCTACATCGCCTTCAAGAG GTGGAACAGCTGCAAGCAGAACAAGCAAGGGGCCAACAACCGCCCGGTGAACCAGACACCGTCCCCCGAGGGGGAGAAGCTGCACAGCGACAGCGGCATCTCCGTGGACAGCCAGAGCCTGCACGACCAGCAGCCCCCCGGGCAGGGCACCCAGGGGCCAG CGCCCAAGGCGGACGGGAGCCTGTACGCCGCGCTGCCGGCCAGCaagcaggaggaggtggagaagCTGCTGGGCAGCTCGGCCGAGGACACGTGGCGGCAGCTGGCCGGGGAGCTGGGCTACAAGGAGGACCTGATCGACTCCTTCACGCGCGAGGAGTCCCCGGCCCGCGCTCTCCTGGCGCACTGGGCCAGCCGCGAGTCGGCCACGCTGGACGCGCTGCTCGCCGCCCTGCGCCGGGTCCAGCGCGGGGACATCGCCGACAGCCTGGCCAGCGAGTCCACGGCCACCTCCCCCGTCTGA
- the NGFR gene encoding tumor necrosis factor receptor superfamily member 16 isoform X1: MSSEQALPWVSHHPPATGVTSRLCSLRQGPAWGSKDNCFSKLFTASGECCRACNLGEGVVQPCGVNQTVCEPCLDSVTYSDTVSATEPCKPCTQCVGLQSMSAPCVESDDAVCRCAYGYFQDESSGSCRECRVCEVGFGLMFPCKDSQDTVCEECPEGTFSSEANFVDPCLPCTTCEENEVLVRECTAVADAECRGLHPRWTTHTPSLAGSESPEPATREPPGTEGVASTVADTVTTVMGSSQPVVTHGTADNLIPVYCSILAAVVVGLVAYIAFKRWNSCKQNKQGANNRPVNQTPSPEGEKLHSDSGISVDSQSLHDQQPPGQGTQGPAPKADGSLYAALPASKQEEVEKLLGSSAEDTWRQLAGELGYKEDLIDSFTREESPARALLAHWASRESATLDALLAALRRVQRGDIADSLASESTATSPV; the protein is encoded by the exons ATGTCCTCAGAGCAGGCCCTTCCCTGGGTGTCACATCATCCTCCGGCGACAGGAGTGACCTCCCGGCTCTGCTCTCTCCGCCAGGGACCCGCCTGGGGCTCCAAGGACAACTGTTTCTCCAAGCTGTTCACGGCCAGCGGGGAGTGCTGCCGGGCCTGCAACCTGGGCGAGGGCGTGGTGCAGCCCTGCGGGGTCAACCAGACCGTCTGCGAGCCCTGCCTGGACA GTGTCACCTACTCGGACACGGTGAGCGCCACGGAGCCGTGCAAGCCGTGCACGCAGTGCGTGGGGCTGCAGAGCATGTCCGCGCCCTGCGTCGAGTCGGACGACGCCGTTTGCCGCTGCGCCTACGGATACTTCCAGGACGAATCCAGCGGGAGCTGCCGCGAGTGCCGCGTGTGCGAGGTGGGCTTCGGCCTCATGTTCCCCTGCAAGGACTCGCAGGACACGGTGTGCGAGGAGTGTCCCGAGGGCACCTTCTCCAGCGAGGCCAACTTCGTGgacccctgcctgccctgcaccACGTGCGAGGAGAACGAGGTGCTGGTGCGGGAGTGCACGGCCGTGGCGGACGCGGAGTGCCGGG GTCTCCACCCTCGCTGGACAACGCACACCCCGTCCCTGGCGGGCTCTGAGAGCCCCGAGCCGGCCACCAGGGAGCCGCCGGGCACCGAGGGGGTGGCCAGCACCGTGGCCGACACCGTCACCACCGTCATGGGCAGCTCGCAGCCCGTGGTGACCCACGGCACCGCCGACAACCTCATCCCCGTCTACTGCTCCATCCTGGCCGCCGTGGTGGTGGGGCTGGTGGCCTACATCGCCTTCAAGAG GTGGAACAGCTGCAAGCAGAACAAGCAAGGGGCCAACAACCGCCCGGTGAACCAGACACCGTCCCCCGAGGGGGAGAAGCTGCACAGCGACAGCGGCATCTCCGTGGACAGCCAGAGCCTGCACGACCAGCAGCCCCCCGGGCAGGGCACCCAGGGGCCAG CGCCCAAGGCGGACGGGAGCCTGTACGCCGCGCTGCCGGCCAGCaagcaggaggaggtggagaagCTGCTGGGCAGCTCGGCCGAGGACACGTGGCGGCAGCTGGCCGGGGAGCTGGGCTACAAGGAGGACCTGATCGACTCCTTCACGCGCGAGGAGTCCCCGGCCCGCGCTCTCCTGGCGCACTGGGCCAGCCGCGAGTCGGCCACGCTGGACGCGCTGCTCGCCGCCCTGCGCCGGGTCCAGCGCGGGGACATCGCCGACAGCCTGGCCAGCGAGTCCACGGCCACCTCCCCCGTCTGA